A genomic region of Catalinimonas niigatensis contains the following coding sequences:
- the ytxJ gene encoding bacillithiol system redox-active protein YtxJ, producing MNWNTLDNSDTIAEIKESSALQPILIFKHSTRCSISSMTLNRLQRDWNSEEMASMKAYFLDLIKNRDVSNAVATAFNVQHQSPQVLIIKDGKCVYDNSHMGISYREISQQLTNFA from the coding sequence ATGAACTGGAATACATTAGACAATTCAGATACTATCGCAGAAATCAAAGAAAGCTCAGCACTTCAGCCTATATTAATTTTTAAACATAGTACACGCTGTAGTATCAGCAGCATGACACTAAACAGGTTGCAAAGAGACTGGAATAGTGAGGAGATGGCAAGTATGAAAGCTTACTTCTTAGATCTTATTAAAAACAGAGATGTTTCCAACGCAGTAGCTACTGCTTTCAACGTGCAACATCAATCTCCCCAAGTGCTCATCATCAAAGATGGCAAATGTGTTTATGATAACTCGCATATGGGTATTTCTTATCGTGAAATTAGTCAGCAATTAACAAATTTTGCCTGA
- a CDS encoding OsmC family protein, which yields MVTIKSTYLGELRTEEIHIKSGNKIITDAPTDNNGKGEAFSPTDLVCASLCSCMMTIMGIRAQKYDIQLQGLDAEITKVMSASPRKIAKIKIDFRLQKTNASEEQLKMLKDAALTCPVALSLNPDIDQDISFAF from the coding sequence ATGGTAACCATAAAGTCTACATACCTTGGGGAATTACGTACAGAAGAAATACATATCAAATCAGGGAACAAAATTATTACTGATGCCCCTACTGATAACAATGGAAAAGGAGAAGCTTTTTCTCCTACTGATTTGGTCTGTGCCTCCTTATGTAGCTGTATGATGACAATCATGGGTATCAGAGCTCAAAAGTATGACATTCAACTACAGGGTCTTGATGCAGAAATTACCAAAGTAATGAGCGCAAGCCCAAGAAAAATTGCAAAAATAAAAATTGATTTCCGTCTTCAGAAAACCAATGCAAGTGAAGAACAACTTAAGATGCTGAAAGATGCGGCACTCACTTGCCCGGTTGCTTTGAGTCTAAACCCGGATATTGATCAGGATATTTCTTTTGCCTTTTGA